The DNA region TTCTGTTTCATCGGGTCAGCATTCTCGATATACTTGAACATCTCCGGTGAGAAACTCGGCAGACCACGGAAATGAAGCATTTCCCCTTCCGTCAGCGTATCGCCGATCTTAAAAGTACCGTTATCCGGCAAACCGATGATATCACCCGCCCAAGCCTCGTCAACAGTCGTCTTACGCTGTGCCATGAACTGTGTGGGCGAAGAAAAACGCATCGTCTTTCCATGACGCACATGCAGATAGGGCGTATTACGCGTAAACTTGCCCGAGCAAATCTTGCAGAACGCGATACAGGAACGATGATTCGGGTCGATATTCGCCGTAATCTTAAAGACAAATCCGGTGAATTTAGGCTCTTCCGGTTCCACTTCACGTTCTTCCGCCTGTACAGGACGAGGGCTTGGAGCTATCTCTACAAAGCAATCCAACAGCTCTTGCACACCAAAGTTATTCAGAGCCGAACCGAAAAAGACAGGCGCCACTTCACCTTTCAGGTATTCTTCCTTATCAAATTCAGAATAAACTCCATCTATCAATTCCAACTCACCACGCAATTTATCAGCCAGTTGCGCACCAATCTGTTTGTCCAGTTCTTCAGTATTGATATCTACCTCCACCTTTTCCGTCACCACTTGCTTGGAAGGTTGGAAAAGATTCAGATTGTTTTCATAGATGTTATAAACACCCTTGAAACGGATACCACTTTCGATAGGCCAGGTCAACGGACGTACATGAATGGCAAGTTCTTCTTCCAGTTCATCCAACAAATCGAAAGGATCTTTGGCCTCACGGTCCATCTTATTGATGAATATAATGACCGGCGTATTACGCATACGGCACACTTCCATCAACTTACGCGTCTGCGTTTCCACACCTTTGGCGCCATCCACAACGATGATAACGCTATCTACAGCGGTCAACGTGCGATATGTGTCTTCAGCAAAATCCTGGTGACCGGGAGTATCGAGGATATTAATCTTATACTCTTTATAATCGAACTCCATCACAGAGGTGGTTACAGAGATACCACGCTGCTTCTCTATATCCATCCAGTCCGATGTAGCGGTTTTCTTTATCTTATTGCTCTTTACAGCACCCGCCACTTGAATCTGTCCACCAAAAAGCAATAGCTTTTCAGTCAAAGATGTTTTACCGGCATCCGGATGCGCGATAATCGCAAAGGTTCTTCTCCTCTCAATTTCGTTATTATTGGCCATATATAAAATCTGGTATAATATTATTATTGGGCATTCAGTTTTTCAATACATACTTTCAGACTCTCTTCCCAATGAGGTACTTCAATGCCGAAAGTCTTTTTAATCTTCGTCTTATCCAATACGGAATAATGTGGACGCGGCGCCTTTGCCGGATACTCATCCGTATGTAAGGGACTCACCTTACATGTCGTGATATCCGCAATGCGATGGATAGCCACCGTAAAGTCATACCATGAACATACCCCTTCATCGCTGAAATGATATATTCCGGGAACAATACCCTGATTAATGGCAGCATAGATAGCTTGTGCCAGATCATTTGCATACGTCGGTGTACCAATCTGATCAAAAACCACACCTAAAGACTCACGCTCACGTCCCAGACGAATCATCGTTTTCACAAAGTTGTTTCCATAAATAGAGTATAACCATGCTGTACGAATTACCATCGCTTTCTCACAATTCTGCATAACCTCCTTTTCTCCACCCAGCTTGGTAAAGCCGTAAACAGAATTAGGACAGGGGTCGCAATCTTCTTTATAAGGTATATGCGCTGTTCCATCAAAAACATAATCCGTAGAAACCTGTATCATAGCGGCACCATGGGCCTGCGCAGCACGTGCCAGTATTCCCGGAGCTTCCTGATTCAGTTTGCGGCACAATTCTTCATTATCTTCCGCTTTGTCAACTGCTGTGTAAGCAGCACAGTTCACTACAACCTCAATCCGATTCTCTGCAATGCAAGCCTGCACAGCTTGTTCGTCACAGATATCCAATTCCTGTACATCAGTAAAAAAATAAGTGTGTTGCGGATTCTCTTTTGCAAGAACTTGCATCTCGTTGCCAAGTTGTCCGTTGGCACCGGTTACTAATACTCTCATGCTCTATCTATTATTTACAATTTACTATCTTTGAAAGCTGCCTCTGTTACTCATCCAGTTTCAGTTCTCCCTTCTTGTCCTTTTCGTAATAATTGGCAAGCAAAGAAATGAAACTGCTGATGGCCTCTATCGCCTTTGCGGTTCCCTCCGTGATTTCTTTCTTCTGCAAACGCAGCAATAAAACGCCATACAAAGCCTCAAAACAGGTTTCCAGTTCCGGTTCCTCCTGCTTCCCACTCTTCTGACGAAGTTCTACGATGAAGGGCAATGCTTTGAAATAAGCCGCACTATAATAAGGATACTTCGGTGACGCCAACAGTTCTACGTGCAATTCCGTCAAATTCACTATTACGTTACGATTAATTTGCAGATGTCCCTTTTCCTTCACTCCTTCCGCACGCATCATGTCTATCAGATTACCGTACCATTCTTCAAGCACCGGATGTTCTTCTTCCGGATAACGGGAGATAATGTTTTCGCGGATCTTATCGATATCGCACCCGTTGGCACGTATCAAATCTTCCACTTGCCACATATATATAAGGTATTCCGCGATATTCTTCGCTTTCAATTGTTGCGCTATCTTCATGATTCTATAATTTCTTCTCAGTAAAGTGACTCACCCATCAACGTAAACACCAACCCAAACACAGACACAACAATGACAATGCCTCCAATGATACGATTCAATATCCAGATGCCGCGCAGGTTGAATTGCGTACGGACTTTATTAACAAAGAAAGTAATGCCGAACCACCATGCTAATGCTCCCAGTGCAATAGCCAGATATCCGGTAACCGCTTCGAACACTAATACTCCCTCACTGACGAAGGCAAAGCGTGCAAAGAGTCCGATAAAGAGAAATATAATAAGTGGATTGGATAAGGTGACGGCAAAGGCGGTAATGAAGTTATGAAAATAAGAACCTTTGTTGGTTGAGACGGGACGGATGGACTGGACGGGATTACTGCGAAACGTATAAATACCAAATGCTAACAACATGATGCTTCCGAACAACTGCAAATAAAAGATATTTTTATTTACGTAATCGAATACGAAGCTCATTCCGTATCCTGTCAGCAAGGCGTAAGCAATGTCACTCAACGAGGCTCCCAGTCCTGTTATGAAACCATACCAACGCCCCTTATTCAACGTACGCTGGATGCACAATACACCCACGGGTCCTAATGGTGCAGACACAACTACCCCAATAATAAAACCCTTCCATAATATATCGAATATGGTCCTTATCTCAATCATGGCTGCAAATATCGTACTTTTTTATGAGACGAACCAATTGTGTTAACGTTTTTTCGACTGATTATCATAAAACACTCAATACTTTACTTTTGACACCCTTCTATTTTTTATTCCTTTTCTTTCTCTGCACCAACGATTTTATGTATCTTTGCGCCAAAGAACGAAAAAT from Bacteroides sp. MSB163 includes:
- a CDS encoding peptide chain release factor 3 produces the protein MANNNEIERRRTFAIIAHPDAGKTSLTEKLLLFGGQIQVAGAVKSNKIKKTATSDWMDIEKQRGISVTTSVMEFDYKEYKINILDTPGHQDFAEDTYRTLTAVDSVIIVVDGAKGVETQTRKLMEVCRMRNTPVIIFINKMDREAKDPFDLLDELEEELAIHVRPLTWPIESGIRFKGVYNIYENNLNLFQPSKQVVTEKVEVDINTEELDKQIGAQLADKLRGELELIDGVYSEFDKEEYLKGEVAPVFFGSALNNFGVQELLDCFVEIAPSPRPVQAEEREVEPEEPKFTGFVFKITANIDPNHRSCIAFCKICSGKFTRNTPYLHVRHGKTMRFSSPTQFMAQRKTTVDEAWAGDIIGLPDNGTFKIGDTLTEGEMLHFRGLPSFSPEMFKYIENADPMKQKQLAKGIDQLMDEGVAQLFVNQFNGRKIIGTVGQLQFEVIQYRLENEYSAKCRWEPLSLYKACWIESDNLEELEAFKKRKYQYMAKDREGRDVFLADSGYVLQMAQMDFKNIKFHFTSEF
- the rfbD gene encoding dTDP-4-dehydrorhamnose reductase; the protein is MRVLVTGANGQLGNEMQVLAKENPQHTYFFTDVQELDICDEQAVQACIAENRIEVVVNCAAYTAVDKAEDNEELCRKLNQEAPGILARAAQAHGAAMIQVSTDYVFDGTAHIPYKEDCDPCPNSVYGFTKLGGEKEVMQNCEKAMVIRTAWLYSIYGNNFVKTMIRLGRERESLGVVFDQIGTPTYANDLAQAIYAAINQGIVPGIYHFSDEGVCSWYDFTVAIHRIADITTCKVSPLHTDEYPAKAPRPHYSVLDKTKIKKTFGIEVPHWEESLKVCIEKLNAQ
- a CDS encoding DUF4924 family protein — translated: MKIAQQLKAKNIAEYLIYMWQVEDLIRANGCDIDKIRENIISRYPEEEHPVLEEWYGNLIDMMRAEGVKEKGHLQINRNVIVNLTELHVELLASPKYPYYSAAYFKALPFIVELRQKSGKQEEPELETCFEALYGVLLLRLQKKEITEGTAKAIEAISSFISLLANYYEKDKKGELKLDE
- a CDS encoding LysE family translocator; amino-acid sequence: MIEIRTIFDILWKGFIIGVVVSAPLGPVGVLCIQRTLNKGRWYGFITGLGASLSDIAYALLTGYGMSFVFDYVNKNIFYLQLFGSIMLLAFGIYTFRSNPVQSIRPVSTNKGSYFHNFITAFAVTLSNPLIIFLFIGLFARFAFVSEGVLVFEAVTGYLAIALGALAWWFGITFFVNKVRTQFNLRGIWILNRIIGGIVIVVSVFGLVFTLMGESLY